Proteins from a genomic interval of Zingiber officinale cultivar Zhangliang chromosome 1B, Zo_v1.1, whole genome shotgun sequence:
- the LOC122056037 gene encoding YTH domain-containing protein ECT4-like produces MAAVAPAAAPADQTTDLMEKLSLDTTSKSNEARETTKKPSGIHYGPVNGGEAPIAPVPSNKQTWTPLLEENADASTFYLPNGYTSPFYYGGYDGSVTEWEEYPRYVSPEGGVYGDMYGYGYASYGPYPSPGSPAPNLGQSSHLYGVQHYQYPTSYYQPPITFSPFMTSQSPNAKGAVPTSSAVDVPSIPGDAAKPIFNGTAKENANSSNASLKVKPAQQNSSLNSGGLAGKGASPGRPLSSGYQDPRYGFDGVWPTVQFFDGYVFPDGQRKPATKNSGPMSSGAGNISSRNQILQPLPHLMGMHAPRPAVPGMVSKMYPNSRMYNAFGGSQGFHSGIYDSRMNGRWGMPVDNKYKPRGRSNGLYGYGNENSDGLTELNKGPRADRVRNQKEVGPNVTIAVRGQSLPANGNVQDSVGVPERDQYNRADFPNTYSDAKFFIIKSYSEDDVHKSIKYNVWASTLHGNKKLDAAYHEAKQKTSGCPVFLFFSVNTSGQFVGVAEMIGPVDFSKTLDYWQQEKWIGCFPLKWHIVKDVPNSILKHITLENNENKPVTNSRDTQEVKLEQGLQLLKLFKEHVSMTSILDDFGFYETRQKLMQEKRTKQQQFQKKEVEVKPAGSDENDKDAANGKLGLQKPLESVMVLKNESAQVGLAHAEQVPSEKK; encoded by the exons ATGGCTGCTGTTGCTCCTGCCGCTGCTCCCGCTGACC AGACTACAGATCTGATGGAGAAACTGTCTTTGGATACCACAAGCAAGAGTAACGAAGCTCGGGAGACCACAAAGAAG CCTTCTGGAATTCACTATGGTCCAGTGAATGGAGGGGAAGCACCAATAGCTCCTGTTCCTTCAAACAAGCAGACTTGGACTCCTCTACTCGAGGAGAATGCGGATGCGAGCACGTTCTACTTGCCCAATGGGTACACGTCACCATTTTATTACGGAG GTTATGATGGTTCAGTGACCGAGTGGGAGGAGTACCCTAGATATGTTAGTCCGGAGGGT GGAGTTTATGGGGacatgtatggatatggttatgcttcTTATGGCCCATATCCTTCTCCTGGTTCCCCAGCTCCAAATTTGGGACAGAGCAGTCATTTGTATGGAGTGCAACACTACCAATATCCAACCTCATACTATCAGCCACCTATTACATTTTCACCATTTATGACAAGCCAATCTCCTAATGCTAAAGGGGCGGTGCCTACCTCTTCTGCTGTTGATGTCCCCTCCATTCCAGGAGATGCAGCAAAGCCTATTTTCAATGGAACAGCTAAAGAAAATGCAAATAGTAGCAATGCATCATTAAAAGTTAAACCAGCACAACAAAACTCATCACTGAATTCAGGTGGGTTAGCTGGCAAAGGAGCTTCGCCTGGTAGACCTCTCTCTTCAGGTTACCAGGATCCAAGATATGGCTTTGATGGTGTGTGGCCAACTGTTCAATTCTTTGATGGTTATGTATTTCCGGATGGGCAAAGAAAACCTGCTACAAAAAATAGTGGCCCTATGAGTTCTGGTGCAGGCAACATATCATCAAGGAACCAAATTCTCCAACCCCTTCCTCATCTTATG GGTATGCATGCCCCTAGACCTGCAGTTCCTGGAATGGTCAGTAAGATGTATCCTAACAGCCGGATGTATAATGCATTTGGAGGCAGTCAGGGTTTTCATTCAGGAATATACGACTCCAGAATGAATGGTAGATGGGGGATGCCTGTAGATAATAAGTATAAGCCTAGGGGACGAAGTAATGGATTATATGGTTATGGTAATGAGAACTCAGATGGTTTAACTGAGCTCAACAAAGGACCTCGGGCTGATCGTGTTAGAAACCAGAAAGAGGTTGGACCTAATGTTACAATTGCAGTTAGAGGACAAAGTCTTCCGGCGAATGGAAATGTTCAGGATTCTGTTGGAGTTCCTGAAAGAGATCAATACAACAGAGCTGACTTCCCAAATACATACTCAGATGCCAAGTTTTTCATCATCAAGTCCTACAGTGAGGATGATGTTCACAAGAGCATAAAGTACAATGTTTGGGCTAGCACTCTCCATGGTAACAAGAAGCTTGATGCAGCTTATCATGAAGCTAAGCAGAAAACGTCTGGATGCCCTGTTTTCTTGTTTTTCTCT GTGAACACAAGTGGACAATTTGTTGGTGTTGCAGAGATGATTGGCCCAGTTGATTTTAGTAAAACACTGGATTACTGGCAGCAGGAGAAATGGATTGGTTGCTTTCCTCTCAAATGGCATATTGTCAAGGATGTCCCTAATAGCATTCTTAAGCACATTACATTGGAGAACAATGAGAACAAACCAGTGACAAACAGTAGAGATACTCAGGAG GTGAAGCTAGAGCAAGGGCTACAACTGCTTAAACTTTTCAAGGAGCATGTGAGCATGACATCAATTTTGGATGATTTCGGTTTCTATGAAACCCGACAGAAGTTGATGCAAGAAAAAAGAACAAAGCAACAGCAATTTCAGAAAAAG GAGGTTGAAGTTAAACCAGCAGGCTCTGATGAGAACGATAAGGATGCAGCCAATGGGAAACTTGGATTACAGAAGCCATTGGAATCTGTTATGGTTCTGAAGAATGAATCTGCGCAGGTTGGGCTTGCACATGCTGAACAAGTGCCATCAGAAAAGAAATGA